The Methylacidimicrobium sp. B4 genome contains a region encoding:
- the glmM gene encoding phosphoglucosamine mutase, whose amino-acid sequence MRQPTQPLFGTDGIRGRANRHPLTPTVAVAVGAIAASFLAAGEKRKIVVGRDPRISSEMLESALVSGILSAGVDAVCLGVLPTPAVGDLARSLGAAGGVMISASHNPFPDNGIKLFGPDGAKLPEEVEREIACRLSDYPWLSFQGPAGSRVGRLEPLPQARDLYLDSLQRHWPAGGDISRLRIVVDGANGAASHLVAPLFARLGGKPFVFSASPNGININLDCGSMHPEKLSGLVRMADADLGLALDGDGDRLLCCDHEGEVLDGDDLLAILALDYHRRQVLAHETVAATVMSNLGLDRMLQEVGIRVVRTPVGDRHVAAAMRARGLNLGGEQSGHILLLDQASSADGLRAGLEILRIVSTTGSPLAELRRCLRKYPQRQVNWVVREKRPLENMPRVAETVDEAERALGAQGRILLRYSGTEPKIRLLIEGPEPDVLEKWEERLLLALRREEILVS is encoded by the coding sequence ATGAGGCAACCAACGCAGCCACTGTTTGGAACCGACGGCATTCGGGGAAGGGCGAATCGTCATCCGCTGACCCCGACGGTTGCCGTCGCGGTGGGAGCGATCGCCGCCTCCTTTCTGGCAGCAGGGGAAAAAAGAAAGATCGTCGTCGGGCGCGACCCACGAATTTCGAGCGAGATGCTCGAATCGGCCCTGGTCTCGGGGATTCTTTCCGCCGGCGTGGATGCGGTCTGTCTGGGCGTGCTGCCCACTCCAGCGGTGGGCGATCTAGCCCGGTCCCTCGGAGCTGCGGGGGGGGTCATGATCAGCGCCTCGCACAACCCGTTTCCGGACAACGGGATCAAGCTTTTTGGCCCCGACGGGGCCAAGCTTCCGGAAGAGGTCGAGCGGGAGATTGCCTGCCGGCTTTCCGATTATCCCTGGCTTTCTTTTCAGGGGCCCGCCGGTTCGCGGGTGGGGCGGCTCGAGCCCCTTCCGCAGGCCCGGGATCTCTACCTCGATTCACTGCAGCGCCATTGGCCGGCTGGCGGAGATATTTCCCGGCTTCGGATCGTCGTCGACGGGGCCAACGGAGCCGCGTCGCACTTGGTTGCCCCGCTCTTCGCCCGCCTGGGAGGGAAGCCGTTTGTCTTCTCCGCGAGCCCCAACGGGATCAACATCAATCTCGATTGCGGCAGCATGCATCCGGAAAAACTCTCCGGGCTCGTCCGGATGGCCGACGCGGACCTCGGCTTGGCCCTCGATGGGGACGGAGATCGGCTGCTCTGTTGCGACCATGAGGGCGAAGTTCTCGACGGCGACGACCTCTTGGCCATCCTGGCTCTCGACTATCATCGCCGGCAGGTTCTTGCCCATGAGACGGTGGCGGCTACGGTCATGAGCAATCTTGGGCTCGATCGGATGCTGCAGGAGGTCGGGATCCGGGTCGTGCGAACACCGGTTGGGGATCGGCATGTCGCGGCGGCCATGCGCGCCCGCGGGCTCAATCTCGGCGGAGAGCAATCGGGGCATATTTTGCTCCTGGACCAGGCTTCGAGCGCCGACGGACTGCGCGCGGGGCTCGAAATTCTCCGGATCGTCTCGACCACGGGCAGCCCGCTTGCGGAGCTCCGCCGCTGCTTGCGGAAATATCCTCAGCGGCAGGTCAACTGGGTGGTCCGCGAGAAGAGGCCGCTCGAGAACATGCCGAGGGTGGCAGAGACGGTCGACGAGGCCGAGCGTGCCTTGGGAGCGCAGGGACGAATCCTTCTCCGCTATTCCGGAACCGAACCGAAGATCCGTCTCCTGATCGAGGGGCCCGAGCCGGACGTCTTGGAAAAGTGGGAAGAGCGGCTGCTTCTCGCCCTCCGTCGCGAGGAAATTTTAGTTTCCTAG
- the folP gene encoding dihydropteroate synthase — translation MTSLRSIELSSQRPSIMGIINLTPDSFSDGGRLLSVREVVDEALRMEQLGIDLVDFGAESTRPGADPVSEREELRRLLPALRKVAGRLAIPISVDTYKGGVARAALSEGAEIINDVSGGKWDTGVWEAVKESGAGYVLVHSRGMPKTMRADAVYGDVVREVKDELMARLAQAIEAGIPRERILCDVGFGFAKTGEQNRRLLRDLCLFAEIGRPLLVGVSRKSFLRELVGEKGQDAASLAAAILASSRGAAVWRVHDVDRAVAARGIFTALEGDLP, via the coding sequence GTGACTTCCCTCCGGTCGATCGAGCTCTCCTCGCAAAGGCCGTCCATCATGGGGATCATCAACCTGACCCCCGATTCGTTTTCCGACGGGGGCCGGCTGCTCTCCGTGCGGGAGGTGGTGGATGAAGCCCTGCGCATGGAGCAACTCGGGATCGATCTGGTGGATTTCGGCGCCGAGTCGACGCGGCCCGGGGCGGATCCCGTCTCGGAGAGGGAGGAGCTGCGCCGGCTCCTCCCCGCCTTGCGCAAGGTCGCTGGGCGGCTCGCAATCCCGATCTCTGTCGATACCTACAAGGGCGGTGTGGCCCGGGCGGCCCTTTCGGAAGGGGCCGAGATCATCAACGATGTGTCGGGCGGCAAATGGGACACCGGAGTCTGGGAGGCGGTGAAGGAGTCGGGTGCCGGCTATGTTCTGGTCCACTCCCGGGGAATGCCCAAGACGATGCGGGCGGATGCCGTTTACGGCGACGTCGTCCGCGAGGTCAAGGATGAGCTGATGGCCCGCTTGGCCCAGGCCATCGAAGCCGGCATCCCCAGGGAACGGATCCTTTGCGACGTCGGCTTTGGCTTTGCCAAGACGGGGGAGCAGAACCGGCGGTTGCTTCGTGATCTCTGCCTGTTCGCCGAGATAGGACGGCCGCTGCTGGTGGGAGTTTCCCGGAAGAGCTTTCTTCGGGAGCTGGTCGGCGAGAAAGGCCAGGATGCGGCAAGCCTCGCGGCGGCGATTCTCGCCTCGAGTCGTGGTGCCGCGGTTTGGCGCGTGCATGACGTGGACCGGGCCGTCGCCGCCCGGGGGATTTTCACCGCCCTGGAGGGAGATCTCCCGTGA
- a CDS encoding LysM peptidoglycan-binding domain-containing protein, with amino-acid sequence MGLIALLWCGGTPRSLPAAESAAPSSVEAAAEPPPPGSTKYAVKQGDSLWKISRRFKITVEALRKANGLKNDRLQIGQELIVPPPSPKGKQGEAETPSGSPMPPSTPNPPAGTPQ; translated from the coding sequence ATGGGATTGATCGCCTTGCTTTGGTGCGGGGGAACGCCGCGTTCCCTACCAGCCGCGGAATCCGCGGCGCCGTCGTCCGTCGAAGCGGCGGCCGAACCGCCTCCACCGGGATCGACGAAGTATGCGGTCAAGCAGGGCGATTCCCTATGGAAGATCAGCCGGCGATTCAAGATTACAGTCGAAGCGCTCCGCAAGGCGAACGGATTGAAGAACGACCGGCTCCAGATCGGACAGGAGCTCATCGTTCCCCCTCCTTCACCCAAGGGAAAGCAGGGCGAAGCCGAGACACCTTCGGGGAGCCCGATGCCCCCTTCAACGCCGAATCCGCCGGCGGGAACGCCGCAATAG
- a CDS encoding MIP/aquaporin family protein codes for MRKYLCELIGTFFLMLTIGCCVIGASTGVLAPLAIGSALMVMVFAGGHLSGGHYNPAVTLGAWLRGRCAMQDVLPYWVAQGAGAIVASVAAQAIKGNAPVTRMEVSMGPAFLAEFLFTFALVYVVLNVATAKGTTGNSFYGLAIGITVMVGAFSVGSISGGAFNPAVAVGLGWIGLIPWPSLALYWIAELLAGACAAWVFLSLNPEDR; via the coding sequence ATGCGAAAGTATCTTTGCGAGTTGATCGGGACCTTCTTTCTCATGCTCACGATAGGCTGCTGCGTGATCGGGGCGTCCACGGGGGTCCTCGCCCCGCTGGCGATCGGATCGGCGCTCATGGTGATGGTCTTTGCCGGCGGCCATCTCTCCGGGGGACATTACAATCCTGCGGTAACGCTCGGGGCTTGGCTGCGTGGCCGATGCGCCATGCAGGACGTTCTCCCGTACTGGGTCGCCCAGGGAGCTGGCGCGATCGTGGCGTCGGTTGCTGCACAGGCGATCAAGGGAAACGCTCCGGTCACCCGGATGGAGGTCTCCATGGGTCCGGCTTTCCTGGCGGAATTCCTCTTTACGTTTGCGCTGGTCTACGTGGTCCTCAACGTGGCGACGGCCAAGGGAACGACCGGGAACTCCTTCTACGGTCTGGCCATCGGCATCACGGTGATGGTGGGCGCGTTTTCGGTTGGATCGATCTCCGGGGGAGCCTTCAACCCTGCGGTCGCCGTCGGGCTGGGCTGGATCGGGCTGATTCCCTGGCCGAGCTTGGCTCTCTACTGGATCGCGGAGCTCCTGGCGGGTGCGTGTGCCGCTTGGGTCTTCCTGAGCCTCAATCCAGAAGACCGTTGA
- the gltB gene encoding glutamate synthase large subunit, with the protein MSVGNHSKQNHPVPASLWHSSTERASCGVGFVSTLTGTPSHKIVESALSCVCSLSHRGAVDADMKTGDGAGVMTQLPARLFRKDIEKWGAKLYRDDDLGVGFCFLPPEDAYEQAHCRKLVQESLAEHGLFVFGWRKVPVHMDALGDKAARTCPELEQVLVGRPEDRSLSSVEYERTLYLCRKKIEQRIARDGVKEFHMPSFSSRTIVYKGLFVSPQLSKFYRDLHDPAFETALAVYHQRYSTNTFPAWQLAQPFRVLGHNGEINTILGNRLWMRAREKDLSGSLWGAEAAHLAPLLLPAASDSANLDNAVELLLHSGYDLLHAMLMLVPAAWQAEPRLSPDERAFYEYHELLSEPWDGPAALVFSDGRTVGACLDRNGLRPIRYKVTEDGTVVLGSEAGIGGLDEKTVVEKGRLGPGEIFAVDTVSRRLVHSREIKKSFTGRLPYREWLSAHSHRLASAPPALTPPPSAESGFLPELLAFGYDEEEIKQVLKPMAERGEEGIGSMGDDAPPAALSREPRILYWYFRQLFAQVTNPPIDPLRERLVMSLEMWVGQRPNPLVHRLPEGDVVRLSTPFLTDAELAELRSRPEPGLRSQTISCLFPTAEGEEGFVRRLSEIRKEADAAVESGASILVLSDCGVSPGETPVPMLLAVGAVHHHLIRAGRRMRATLLCETGECRDVHHFACLIGFGATAVNPYLALRLYGDLAIRGELKTPPELVLRNYQKAIEKGLLKILSKMGISTLWSYHGAQLFEALGLGGEVIQECFEGVVSHLGGIGYRELAQEALARHSTAFRSESKLTDRGHYRFRREGERHAVTPLLIQSIHTFVGLKGQDKAGRNEDYRKIGESLTTNLPLALRDCLRFRVRESIPVSEVEPVEEIRRRFTTAGMSLGALSAEAHQTLALALNRIGGKSNTGEGGEDRVRFARLPNGDSLNSAIKQVASGRFGVTAEYLASASEIEIKMAQGSKPGEGGQLPGHKVSALIARLRRSTPGVMLISPPPHHDIYSIEDLAQLIYDLKQVNPRARICVKLVSEAGVGAIAAGVAKAHADVILISGHDGGTGASPLSSIKYAGSPWEIGLADTQRVLLANGLRSRVTLRTDGGMRTGRDIVIGGLLGAEEFNFGTMALIALGCVYIRQCHLNTCPTGIATQDERLRGKFRGTPEGLIAFFDAVSQEVREILAGLGARSFNEIIGRAELLERKEIPDHPKANRIELGTLLSFPGVGETEPRFHTWERNDPQGDRPLDDILLQEAKTAIHSKEPIELHHRVRNVHRSIGAGLSGEIAYHFGDDGLPEGTIRLHLAGTAGQSLGAFLVKGITILLEGEANDYVGKGMSGGEIALVPPSGCRYRPEQSVICGNTVLYGATGGFLFVRGKAGERFAVRNSGALAVVEGIGDHGCEYMTGGVVVVLGPTGKNFGAGMSGGLAFVFDEEGCFEERCNPEMVRPERLTLPEDERQLHELLYRHLERTGSAPAERILREWERFRPLFWKIVPFPPTAKPAEAPMPERTRAVTSASSVEPRS; encoded by the coding sequence ATGTCCGTTGGGAACCACTCGAAACAGAACCACCCGGTCCCGGCCTCCCTATGGCACTCGAGCACGGAGCGGGCCAGTTGCGGCGTCGGCTTCGTCTCCACCTTGACAGGGACGCCTTCGCACAAGATCGTGGAGAGCGCGCTCTCCTGCGTCTGCTCCCTCTCCCACCGGGGAGCGGTCGATGCGGACATGAAAACCGGAGACGGAGCCGGGGTAATGACCCAGCTTCCGGCGCGTCTCTTCCGGAAGGACATCGAGAAGTGGGGCGCCAAGCTGTACCGGGATGACGACTTGGGCGTAGGGTTTTGCTTCCTCCCTCCGGAAGACGCCTACGAGCAGGCGCATTGCCGCAAGCTCGTTCAGGAGTCCCTCGCCGAGCACGGCCTTTTCGTCTTCGGCTGGCGCAAGGTTCCGGTTCATATGGACGCGCTCGGCGACAAGGCGGCGCGCACCTGCCCGGAGCTGGAGCAGGTCTTGGTCGGCAGGCCGGAGGACCGCTCCCTTTCCTCCGTGGAGTACGAGCGGACGCTCTACCTCTGCCGCAAAAAGATCGAGCAGCGAATCGCCCGCGACGGCGTGAAGGAGTTCCACATGCCCTCCTTCTCGAGCCGTACGATCGTCTACAAGGGGCTCTTCGTCTCGCCGCAGCTTTCGAAGTTTTATCGCGATTTGCACGATCCCGCCTTCGAGACGGCACTCGCGGTCTACCACCAGCGCTACAGTACCAACACCTTCCCGGCCTGGCAGCTCGCCCAGCCGTTTCGTGTGCTCGGTCACAACGGAGAGATCAACACGATCCTGGGAAACCGCCTCTGGATGCGGGCTCGCGAGAAGGATCTCTCCGGCTCTCTCTGGGGGGCGGAGGCCGCCCACCTTGCTCCGCTCTTGCTGCCCGCCGCGAGCGATTCGGCCAACCTCGACAATGCAGTCGAGCTCCTCCTGCACTCCGGCTACGACCTGCTGCATGCCATGCTCATGCTGGTGCCGGCGGCCTGGCAGGCGGAGCCTCGGCTCTCTCCCGACGAGCGGGCCTTCTATGAATATCACGAGCTCTTGAGTGAGCCCTGGGACGGGCCGGCGGCCCTCGTCTTCTCCGATGGCCGGACGGTAGGCGCCTGTCTTGATCGCAATGGGTTGCGACCGATCCGATACAAGGTCACCGAGGACGGAACCGTCGTTCTGGGCTCCGAGGCGGGCATCGGCGGTCTCGACGAGAAGACGGTCGTCGAAAAGGGACGGCTGGGTCCGGGTGAGATTTTCGCGGTCGACACCGTTTCCCGACGCCTCGTTCACAGCCGGGAAATCAAGAAGAGCTTTACCGGCCGGCTCCCCTACCGCGAATGGCTGAGCGCCCATAGCCACCGTCTTGCTTCGGCGCCGCCTGCGCTGACCCCGCCCCCCTCGGCAGAGTCCGGTTTCCTTCCGGAATTGCTCGCCTTCGGCTACGACGAGGAGGAGATCAAGCAGGTCCTCAAGCCGATGGCGGAACGAGGAGAAGAGGGGATCGGGTCGATGGGCGACGATGCTCCGCCCGCCGCACTCTCCCGGGAACCACGCATCCTCTACTGGTACTTCCGCCAGCTTTTCGCACAGGTCACCAATCCCCCCATCGATCCCTTGCGGGAGCGGCTGGTCATGTCTCTGGAAATGTGGGTCGGCCAGCGCCCAAATCCGCTCGTGCACCGCCTGCCCGAGGGAGACGTGGTCCGGCTCTCCACACCTTTCTTGACCGATGCCGAGCTCGCGGAGCTCCGCAGCCGGCCCGAGCCGGGTCTCCGGAGCCAGACGATCTCGTGCCTCTTCCCCACCGCGGAAGGGGAGGAGGGTTTCGTTCGGCGCCTCTCGGAGATTCGCAAGGAGGCCGATGCGGCGGTGGAAAGCGGTGCCTCGATCCTGGTGCTGAGCGACTGCGGTGTTTCGCCGGGCGAAACCCCCGTGCCGATGCTCCTGGCCGTCGGCGCAGTCCATCATCACCTCATTCGCGCTGGAAGGCGGATGCGGGCAACCCTACTTTGCGAAACCGGAGAATGCCGGGACGTCCACCATTTTGCGTGCCTGATCGGGTTCGGGGCGACCGCCGTCAACCCCTATCTCGCCCTGCGGCTCTATGGCGATCTCGCCATCCGGGGCGAACTCAAGACGCCTCCGGAGCTCGTCCTGAGGAACTATCAAAAGGCCATCGAAAAGGGGCTGCTCAAGATCCTGTCGAAGATGGGCATTTCCACCCTCTGGAGCTATCACGGCGCGCAGCTCTTCGAGGCCTTGGGGCTCGGGGGGGAAGTCATTCAGGAATGCTTCGAGGGGGTCGTCTCCCATTTGGGAGGAATCGGCTACCGCGAGCTCGCGCAGGAGGCGCTCGCCCGACACTCGACCGCCTTCCGCTCGGAATCGAAGCTGACCGATCGCGGTCACTACCGATTCCGAAGGGAGGGAGAGCGTCACGCGGTCACTCCCCTGCTGATCCAGAGCATCCACACCTTCGTCGGGCTCAAGGGGCAGGACAAGGCGGGTCGGAATGAGGACTACCGAAAGATCGGGGAATCCCTGACGACCAATCTGCCCCTCGCCCTGCGGGATTGTCTCCGGTTTCGAGTGCGGGAATCCATTCCGGTTTCGGAGGTCGAGCCTGTCGAGGAGATCCGGCGCCGCTTTACGACGGCGGGAATGTCTCTGGGAGCCCTCTCGGCGGAGGCCCACCAGACCTTGGCCCTCGCCCTCAACCGAATCGGGGGCAAGTCGAACACGGGCGAAGGAGGGGAAGACCGGGTGCGCTTCGCACGCCTGCCGAACGGCGATTCTCTCAACAGCGCGATCAAGCAGGTCGCCTCCGGGCGTTTCGGCGTCACCGCAGAATATCTGGCCAGTGCATCGGAAATCGAGATCAAGATGGCACAAGGCTCGAAGCCAGGAGAGGGAGGCCAGCTCCCCGGACACAAGGTCTCCGCCCTGATTGCCCGATTGCGCCGGAGCACCCCGGGGGTGATGCTCATCTCCCCTCCGCCGCATCATGACATCTACAGCATCGAGGATCTCGCCCAGCTCATCTACGACCTGAAGCAGGTCAATCCGCGAGCCCGGATCTGCGTGAAGCTCGTTTCCGAGGCCGGAGTGGGGGCGATCGCTGCTGGGGTGGCCAAGGCTCACGCCGACGTGATCCTGATCAGCGGCCACGATGGAGGCACGGGAGCTTCCCCCCTCTCTTCGATCAAGTATGCGGGCAGTCCCTGGGAGATCGGACTGGCCGATACTCAGCGGGTGCTCCTGGCCAACGGATTGCGGAGCCGCGTGACCCTCCGGACCGATGGAGGAATGCGAACCGGCCGCGACATCGTCATCGGCGGTCTCCTGGGTGCCGAGGAGTTCAACTTCGGAACCATGGCCCTGATCGCGCTGGGCTGCGTCTACATACGGCAGTGCCATCTCAACACCTGCCCCACGGGGATCGCGACACAAGACGAACGGCTGCGAGGGAAATTCCGAGGGACGCCGGAGGGCTTGATCGCCTTCTTCGATGCGGTGAGCCAGGAGGTGCGCGAAATCCTCGCCGGCCTCGGCGCCCGCAGCTTCAATGAGATCATCGGGCGAGCCGAGCTTCTGGAGCGGAAGGAGATCCCAGACCACCCCAAGGCAAACCGGATCGAGCTCGGGACGCTGCTCTCATTCCCTGGAGTAGGAGAAACCGAGCCTCGCTTCCACACTTGGGAACGGAACGATCCGCAGGGCGACCGCCCGCTGGACGACATCCTGCTTCAGGAGGCGAAGACCGCAATTCATTCCAAGGAGCCGATCGAGCTGCACCACCGGGTCCGGAATGTCCACCGCTCCATCGGGGCGGGACTCTCCGGAGAGATCGCCTACCATTTCGGCGACGATGGGCTGCCCGAGGGGACGATCCGCCTGCATCTTGCGGGAACCGCGGGCCAGAGCCTGGGAGCCTTCCTGGTCAAAGGGATCACGATCCTCCTGGAGGGAGAAGCAAACGATTATGTCGGGAAAGGCATGTCCGGCGGCGAGATTGCCCTCGTTCCGCCTTCCGGTTGCCGCTACCGGCCCGAGCAGAGCGTCATTTGCGGCAACACCGTGCTCTACGGCGCGACGGGCGGATTCCTTTTCGTGCGCGGGAAGGCCGGGGAGCGGTTTGCCGTCCGCAATAGCGGGGCGCTTGCGGTCGTCGAAGGCATCGGGGACCATGGCTGCGAGTATATGACCGGCGGAGTCGTGGTCGTGCTGGGTCCCACCGGGAAGAATTTCGGAGCCGGGATGTCTGGGGGGCTTGCCTTCGTCTTCGACGAGGAAGGATGCTTCGAGGAGCGCTGCAACCCGGAAATGGTGCGTCCGGAGCGGCTGACGCTCCCGGAAGATGAGCGACAGCTCCACGAGCTCCTCTATCGCCATCTGGAGAGAACCGGTAGCGCTCCGGCGGAAAGAATCCTTCGCGAGTGGGAACGATTCCGACCGCTCTTCTGGAAGATCGTTCCCTTTCCGCCCACCGCCAAGCCTGCCGAGGCTCCGATGCCGGAACGGACGCGGGCCGTCACAAGCGCGTCCTCCGTCGAGCCGCGTAGCTGA
- a CDS encoding YifB family Mg chelatase-like AAA ATPase: MGARMLARICSASLWGVDALRVEVEVDNSPGAFLTRVVGLPDAAVRESLHRVSTALQNAGFRSPIGRTTINLAPADLRKEGPSFDLPIALALLAATGQLESPYLGDFWAFGELALSGELRPVRGVLSAALEAQRQRAKHILLPAANAAEAAVVSGIRIHTAGGLAEAAAVLRDPESSPLPDGSRFLLAPELPSELDFADVKGQIAAKRALEIAVAGGHNVLLIGPPGSGKSMLAQRLPSIFPPMTLEESIEATRIHSVAGLLPNGGGLIRHRPFRSPHHSTSDAGLVGGGPRLIPGEVSLAHHGVLFLDELPEFSRNSLEALRQPLEDGKLTLSRAAGTVTFPAGFMLVAAMNPSPTGGFDDAVRGKCTPGAMRRYLNRISGPLLDRIDLHVEVPAVDRELLLRVEEAESSAAMRRRVEEARAIQTRRLSGRRKIHSNARMGAREITRFCVLSPPCAGFLSQALSDLGLSARAFHRILKVARTIADLGGREELREEDLAEAIGFRSLDRRIWGE; the protein is encoded by the coding sequence ATGGGCGCCCGCATGCTCGCCCGGATCTGTTCGGCCTCGCTTTGGGGAGTCGACGCGTTGCGCGTCGAAGTCGAGGTCGACAACTCCCCCGGAGCGTTTCTGACACGGGTGGTCGGGTTGCCCGACGCCGCTGTGCGCGAAAGCCTCCATCGGGTTTCCACGGCATTGCAAAACGCCGGGTTTCGCTCGCCCATCGGCCGCACGACGATCAACCTGGCCCCGGCCGATCTCCGGAAGGAAGGGCCCAGCTTCGATCTTCCCATCGCTCTCGCACTCCTCGCCGCCACGGGTCAACTGGAGAGCCCGTACCTCGGAGACTTCTGGGCGTTCGGCGAGCTCGCGCTCTCTGGAGAGCTTCGGCCCGTCCGCGGCGTCCTCTCTGCCGCCCTGGAAGCCCAGCGGCAGCGGGCCAAGCATATCCTGCTACCCGCGGCGAACGCAGCGGAAGCGGCGGTGGTCTCGGGTATCCGAATCCACACGGCTGGAGGTCTCGCAGAAGCCGCCGCTGTTCTTCGCGATCCGGAATCTTCGCCACTACCAGATGGCTCGCGTTTTCTCTTGGCCCCCGAACTCCCGAGCGAGCTTGACTTCGCGGACGTCAAGGGCCAGATCGCCGCCAAGCGGGCCCTGGAAATCGCCGTCGCCGGCGGGCATAATGTGCTGCTCATCGGCCCGCCGGGAAGCGGAAAATCGATGCTCGCCCAGCGGCTTCCCTCGATCTTCCCGCCCATGACGCTCGAGGAGTCGATCGAAGCGACCCGGATCCACAGTGTCGCCGGTCTGCTGCCCAACGGTGGCGGGCTCATACGCCACCGCCCGTTTCGCTCACCGCACCACTCGACCTCCGACGCGGGCCTCGTCGGCGGAGGACCTCGCCTGATTCCCGGCGAAGTCAGCCTCGCCCACCACGGGGTTCTTTTTCTCGACGAGCTTCCCGAATTCAGCCGGAACTCCCTGGAGGCACTCCGGCAGCCGCTCGAGGATGGGAAGCTCACCCTCTCACGGGCGGCGGGAACGGTCACCTTTCCCGCTGGCTTCATGCTAGTGGCGGCCATGAATCCCTCACCAACCGGCGGCTTCGACGACGCTGTTCGCGGCAAGTGCACGCCTGGGGCGATGCGGCGCTACCTCAACCGGATTTCCGGTCCTCTGCTCGACCGGATCGATCTTCACGTGGAGGTCCCCGCCGTCGACCGGGAGCTGCTCCTTCGCGTCGAGGAGGCGGAGAGCTCGGCGGCGATGCGACGCCGGGTGGAAGAGGCCCGCGCAATTCAGACCCGGAGGCTGTCGGGGCGGCGCAAGATCCACTCCAATGCCCGAATGGGCGCCCGCGAGATTACTCGCTTCTGCGTCCTCTCTCCCCCCTGCGCAGGCTTCCTCTCCCAGGCTCTTTCCGATCTCGGCCTGTCAGCGAGGGCCTTCCACCGGATCCTCAAGGTCGCCCGGACCATCGCCGACTTGGGAGGACGGGAAGAGTTGCGCGAGGAAGACCTGGCCGAAGCGATCGGGTTCCGCTCGCTCGATCGCCGGATCTGGGGCGAGTGA
- the cdaA gene encoding diadenylate cyclase CdaA: MKALGQPLSWTVEILIIAIVIYQVWKLLQGTRGVQVLTGLLIVLVVLTLFSAVLHLRVVTELIRLFSPSFFVALVVLFQPELRQVLAEVGRRSVTTSGRQQQAEVIEHIVNAAEICQRERFGALISLEREDLYRPARDTGTLLDAKLSADLLVTTFYPRTPLHDGGAVIRDNRLVVAAAVFPLSETERLERPLGLRHRAALGLSEMTDAVVVVVSEETGVISIALEGKLERHFDPDRLRARLTEILI, translated from the coding sequence GTGAAGGCTCTCGGTCAGCCTCTCTCCTGGACGGTAGAGATCCTGATCATCGCCATCGTCATCTATCAGGTCTGGAAGCTCCTCCAGGGGACGCGCGGGGTGCAGGTGCTGACCGGACTGCTGATCGTGCTCGTGGTCCTCACCCTCTTCTCCGCCGTTCTCCACTTGCGGGTGGTCACCGAGCTCATCCGGCTCTTTTCTCCGTCCTTCTTTGTGGCGCTGGTCGTGCTCTTTCAGCCTGAGCTCCGTCAGGTGCTCGCGGAAGTGGGGCGCCGGAGCGTGACCACCTCCGGCAGGCAGCAGCAAGCGGAGGTGATCGAGCACATCGTCAATGCGGCCGAAATTTGCCAGCGCGAGCGGTTTGGAGCGCTCATCTCCCTGGAGCGGGAAGATCTCTACCGTCCCGCCCGCGACACGGGGACCCTTCTGGACGCCAAGCTGAGCGCAGACCTCCTTGTGACGACCTTCTACCCGCGCACGCCCCTTCATGACGGAGGGGCGGTGATCCGGGACAATCGCCTGGTTGTGGCGGCGGCGGTCTTCCCGCTGAGCGAAACCGAGCGGCTCGAACGGCCACTGGGTCTGCGCCATCGGGCGGCCTTGGGCTTGAGCGAGATGACCGACGCTGTGGTCGTCGTGGTCTCGGAGGAGACGGGCGTCATCTCCATTGCGCTCGAGGGAAAGCTGGAGCGACACTTCGACCCGGACCGCCTGCGTGCACGGTTGACGGAGATCCTGATTTAG
- a CDS encoding outer membrane lipoprotein-sorting protein, translating to MRRTADSNRSSRWSRSSAKAALALAGAFWLFALISPARSTPDPAKPGPPIEFLQGRFWKNFRLQDFALHGVIESERESYPIQLILHDRKMIYDFENPPFQIRVEIQPEQSIVERRRQKREPWQPVSGRARMSPILDTDITYEDLCLDFMRWERIRPLGTDHIKTLTAWAFDAVPPPGTSAYTKVRYWIAAEYYALLRADGYNGAGELIKRLEVNGVQRIGEAYVIKEMQVSSFDPKKESSSRTLINIRRGEALPPEARTVPSGTGARCPRTPGLASHLGN from the coding sequence ATGAGACGCACTGCTGACTCGAATCGATCCTCGCGCTGGTCCCGCTCGAGTGCCAAAGCCGCCTTGGCCCTGGCCGGTGCCTTTTGGCTCTTCGCACTGATTTCGCCTGCCCGCTCAACACCCGATCCCGCCAAACCCGGCCCGCCGATCGAATTTCTGCAGGGGCGCTTCTGGAAGAACTTCCGCCTCCAGGACTTCGCTCTGCACGGGGTGATCGAGTCGGAGCGGGAGAGTTACCCGATCCAGCTCATCCTTCACGACCGCAAGATGATTTACGATTTTGAGAATCCCCCGTTCCAGATTCGCGTCGAGATTCAGCCGGAGCAAAGCATCGTCGAGCGGCGCAGACAGAAGCGGGAGCCCTGGCAACCCGTTTCCGGCCGGGCACGGATGAGCCCGATTCTTGACACCGATATCACCTATGAGGATCTCTGCCTCGACTTCATGCGGTGGGAACGGATCCGCCCTCTGGGGACCGATCATATCAAGACGTTGACCGCCTGGGCCTTCGATGCCGTTCCGCCTCCGGGCACGAGCGCCTATACCAAGGTGCGCTACTGGATCGCCGCGGAGTATTACGCGCTCTTGCGAGCCGACGGGTACAACGGGGCGGGCGAGCTGATCAAACGCCTGGAAGTCAACGGCGTCCAGAGGATCGGGGAAGCCTATGTGATCAAGGAAATGCAGGTTTCCTCCTTCGACCCGAAGAAGGAGAGCTCCTCGCGCACGTTGATCAACATTCGCCGCGGAGAAGCGCTTCCCCCGGAAGCGCGCACCGTACCCTCGGGCACCGGAGCCCGCTGTCCCCGCACACCCGGCTTGGCCTCCCACCTAGGAAACTAA